One window from the genome of bacterium encodes:
- a CDS encoding glycosyltransferase family 4 protein → MTRYYPRLKFNTKEEKSVGRLKVGYVLRKFPVLSETFILNEILALEAQGISVTIFSMYHSNPPRFHEDLPKLKATVYYIPEILEPANCMKYASQAARRFGKKFTSALRSVLIKANPSLLWRFLQSTYVADKAAQLRLSHLHAHFASRASTVAQLAARMSGIPYSFTAHAFDIFSHNVKRKVLADKMGNAKFVVTVSDFNKKYLESAVNGASSRLSRIYNGIDMTRYSPNDEVPAGPFSIVSVGRLVEKKGHYLLIEACAHLKQKGIDFVCQIVGTGRLRLDLQALIEKSGLKEQVRLLGTHTQLEVVARYRAAHIFVLPCRVDSEGNRDGLPVAIVEALACGLPVVTTPTTGIPEVIKHGVNGLLIPDNDVIALVEAIESLIQNPSFYHQLRSNARESVLRNFDIRKTVLAIQKLLDPQRLIHEDLFS, encoded by the coding sequence GTGACCAGATACTATCCCAGGCTGAAATTCAACACGAAAGAAGAGAAGTCCGTGGGTAGACTGAAGGTTGGTTATGTGCTGAGAAAATTTCCCGTTCTGTCGGAAACTTTCATCTTGAACGAAATTCTTGCACTGGAAGCGCAGGGTATTTCGGTTACGATCTTTTCTATGTACCATTCCAATCCTCCACGGTTTCACGAAGATCTTCCAAAACTCAAAGCGACGGTTTATTACATTCCGGAGATTTTGGAACCGGCTAACTGCATGAAGTACGCCTCCCAGGCGGCTCGAAGATTTGGAAAGAAATTTACCAGCGCGTTGCGGTCGGTTCTTATTAAAGCAAATCCCTCTCTTTTATGGCGTTTCCTGCAAAGCACATATGTTGCCGATAAAGCAGCCCAACTGCGGCTGAGTCACCTGCACGCGCATTTCGCGAGCAGAGCTTCTACGGTAGCGCAGCTGGCAGCCAGGATGAGCGGAATACCCTATAGCTTTACCGCACATGCTTTCGATATCTTCTCCCACAATGTAAAGAGGAAGGTACTGGCCGACAAAATGGGAAACGCCAAATTTGTGGTTACCGTTAGCGACTTTAACAAAAAGTATTTGGAAAGCGCGGTGAACGGCGCTTCTTCACGCTTATCTCGAATCTACAACGGCATCGATATGACTCGTTATTCTCCGAATGATGAAGTCCCCGCCGGGCCTTTTTCCATAGTGTCCGTGGGCCGGCTTGTTGAGAAGAAAGGCCATTATCTTTTGATTGAAGCATGCGCTCACCTGAAGCAGAAAGGCATCGATTTCGTTTGTCAGATCGTTGGTACCGGACGCTTGAGGTTGGATCTGCAGGCTCTGATTGAAAAATCAGGCCTGAAGGAACAGGTGCGTCTATTGGGAACTCATACTCAATTGGAAGTTGTAGCGCGATACCGCGCAGCCCACATTTTTGTGCTGCCGTGCCGGGTGGATTCGGAAGGGAACCGTGATGGGTTGCCGGTCGCGATTGTGGAAGCGCTGGCTTGCGGGCTACCTGTAGTCACCACTCCCACTACCGGAATACCCGAAGTCATCAAGCATGGCGTCAATGGACTTCTGATTCCGGATAACGATGTGATTGCGTTAGTGGAGGCGATCGAATCGTTAATCCAAAATCCCTCTTTTTATCATCAGCTTCGAAGTAATGCCCGGGAGTCTGTCCTGCGAAACTTTGACATACGTAAGACAGTTCTTGCCATACAAAAGCTGTTGGATCCGCAAAGGTTGATTCATGAAGATTTGTTTTCTTAG